The stretch of DNA GTTGGGGTAGAGACCCTCAAATTGTAGTCCATCTCATCAGCAACAATGGGGCACAACTTAACATAATCCATAGAAATAAAGGAGTGAGTAGCCCCCGAGTCAAATAAAACAATAGCCTTATTGAGGAATAAGGGAACAATTCCTGGTTACGTCATTTAATCCAAGAATAATAAGACAAATATTCCTTAATTCTcaacaaagaaattttaagaGATGGTTAGAGAATTATACCTGTGATGACATCCTCCTTGTCCTCAGCTTCTCCCGGTGTCAAAGCAAAAACCCGAGCAGGTACAGTCCTCCGCTGATTGTTGCCTTGATTAATCGGCCTAAAGTTTTGGGGTGGGTTGGGCCTTCTGTTGTCTCCGCAGCAATGGACATTCTCTAATGAAATGCCCATCCTTACCGCATTTGAAACATGAACCCACTTCCTTCCTGCACTCTCCATGGTGTATGCGGTTACAGAACTTACAAGGGTTAGGTGTAGGATTTCCCTGTATCTGCCTCTGACTTGAACTGCTcccctcatttctctttttccattgcCCTTGATCCGAACTAGGAAATCCTTGTGGAGCagctctcttcctctgttcttgTAATTCAGCACCCCTCTTAAGATTCTGTTCGCTAGCATCGCCTTGTGTACTAattctgaaaaattctgaatctgtaAGATCATACCCGTTCATAAATCCTGTAGTTCAAGCCTTCTTCAAagtctttttctcctcatcgGGAATCAAGTATGCGGCGAAACGTGATAATTCCGCAAACCTTGCAGCATACTGGCGCACAGTCATGGTTCCCTGCACCAAGTTGGTGAACTCTCGGGCTCTAGCATCCCTATCTGCCTTAGGGAAAATCGTCGAAGAAACTCTGCTTGAATTGAGCCCAAACAATTACTCCAATCCCCTCAGCTTCCCTGATAATTTTCTCAGAATTCCACCACCTCTTTGCTTCTCCAGATAATTTAAAGGCTGCGAACTTGACTTTTTGCTGATCGGTACACTCCAAAAcaccaaatatttcttcaatgtcttg from Juglans microcarpa x Juglans regia isolate MS1-56 unplaced genomic scaffold, Jm3101_v1.0 JmScfU0104, whole genome shotgun sequence encodes:
- the LOC121245660 gene encoding uncharacterized protein LOC121245660, which produces MILQIQNFSELVHKAMLANRILRGVLNYKNRGRELLHKDFLVRIKGNGKREMRGAVQVRGRYREILHLTLVSSVTAYTMESAGRKWVHVSNAVRMGISLENVHCCGDNRRPNPPQNFRPINQGNNQRRTVPARVFALTPGEAEDKEDVITGIVPLFLNKAIVLFDSGATHSFISMDYVKLCPIVADEMDYNLRVSTPTGDIVTCNKILLKCPITISGKEMPANLI